The following are encoded together in the Hyalangium ruber genome:
- a CDS encoding GTPase, translating to MDETNLPEPDELQRLLSAVVSLPALSPHAARLERLRQDYVRGVERKDAPLSVALVGATGAGKSTLLNALAGQHLAREGENRPTSTASTVFAPAGADLESLARVGASVVRYTASPHGLWAGQIFIDTPDLNSVATAHRDVARAALELADVALVVMHRGSVAEASQLQFLAEFATRRALVFLINFADELSAESREALKAQARKLASERLGLSQDAVPAFAISARSAREGKDVSGEFGAFLFHLRELATQAVASRVRRGNALGALGEVASRVDTALRDTEELIGRTRFSLEAGLTRIGEGLHHDFDMRLELAHGHLATEVRRQAAGRFWGPAAWGLRLSMWGAGGLGAATLLSRTSLPVGLAVAAASTALDAVRQRTRAHAAESAVVEPFEDDLTVEAAARAALTEARAVAHASGLEPETLGIPNTQTLLTELQSARASTWRYTATTAVAGAVSDWWSVARWLVLPLINLPLFVLLGHVGYRVVRAYLEGPLLSTEYFLNAGALFMLLAGVGALLASASLAGAGRAAHRAGRARFSQALATLSGRLGEAVDDSLRPGREAARRLLALIRTR from the coding sequence GTGGACGAGACCAACCTGCCCGAACCCGATGAGCTACAGCGCCTGCTCTCCGCCGTGGTGTCCCTGCCGGCGCTGAGCCCCCATGCCGCGCGCCTGGAGCGCCTTCGCCAGGACTATGTCCGCGGCGTGGAGCGCAAGGATGCGCCCCTCTCCGTCGCCCTGGTGGGGGCCACCGGCGCCGGCAAGTCCACCCTGCTCAACGCCCTGGCCGGCCAACACCTGGCCCGCGAGGGAGAGAACCGGCCCACCAGCACCGCCTCCACCGTCTTCGCCCCGGCCGGCGCGGACCTGGAGTCGCTCGCCCGCGTGGGTGCCTCGGTGGTGCGCTACACCGCCAGCCCCCACGGCCTGTGGGCCGGGCAGATCTTCATCGACACGCCGGACCTCAACAGCGTGGCCACCGCCCACCGCGACGTGGCGCGCGCCGCGCTGGAGCTGGCCGACGTGGCCCTGGTGGTGATGCACCGCGGGAGCGTGGCCGAGGCCTCCCAGCTCCAGTTCCTCGCCGAGTTCGCCACGCGCCGCGCCCTCGTCTTCCTCATCAACTTCGCCGACGAGCTGTCCGCCGAGTCCCGCGAGGCCCTCAAGGCCCAGGCGCGCAAGCTCGCCTCCGAGCGGCTGGGGCTCTCGCAGGACGCCGTGCCCGCCTTCGCCATCAGCGCCCGGTCCGCGCGCGAGGGCAAGGATGTCTCGGGCGAGTTCGGCGCCTTCCTCTTCCACCTCCGGGAGCTGGCCACCCAGGCGGTGGCCTCGCGCGTACGCCGGGGCAACGCCCTGGGCGCTCTGGGCGAGGTGGCCTCGCGGGTGGACACCGCCCTGCGGGACACCGAGGAGCTGATCGGCCGCACCCGCTTCTCCCTGGAGGCCGGCCTCACCCGGATCGGCGAAGGGCTGCACCACGACTTCGACATGCGCCTCGAGTTGGCCCACGGGCACCTCGCCACCGAGGTGCGCCGGCAGGCCGCGGGCCGCTTCTGGGGTCCGGCGGCCTGGGGCCTGCGCCTGTCCATGTGGGGAGCGGGCGGCCTCGGCGCCGCGACGCTGCTGTCCCGGACCAGCCTTCCGGTGGGGCTGGCGGTGGCCGCGGCCTCCACCGCGCTGGACGCGGTGCGACAGCGCACCCGCGCCCATGCCGCCGAGTCGGCGGTGGTGGAGCCCTTCGAGGATGACCTGACGGTGGAGGCGGCCGCGCGCGCCGCGCTCACCGAGGCCCGCGCCGTCGCACACGCCAGCGGGCTGGAGCCCGAGACCCTCGGAATCCCCAACACGCAGACCTTGCTGACGGAGTTGCAGTCGGCACGCGCGAGCACCTGGCGCTACACCGCCACCACGGCGGTGGCGGGGGCGGTCTCCGACTGGTGGAGCGTGGCGCGGTGGCTGGTGCTGCCGCTCATCAACCTGCCCCTGTTCGTCCTGCTGGGGCACGTGGGCTACCGCGTGGTGCGCGCCTACCTGGAGGGACCGCTGCTGAGCACGGAGTACTTCCTCAACGCCGGCGCGCTCTTCATGCTGCTCGCCGGCGTGGGGGCGCTCCTGGCCTCAGCGAGTCTCGCGGGCGCTGGCCGAGCCGCTCACCGGGCGGGCCGGGCGCGGTTTTCCCAGGCCCTCGCCACCCTGAGCGGGAGGCTGGGAGAGGCTGTCGATGACAGCCTTCGCCCCGGGCGGGAGGCCGCGCGTCGCCTGCTCGCGCTCATCCGCACCCGTTGA
- a CDS encoding sterol desaturase family protein, producing the protein MDTAHIPDLITPAVPFFVVSLIIEGWVAKRMKDSGRPLLGHTVKDTAASLSMGLGNLVVGIFWKGIAFAFYLALYQLTPLRMGSGVAAWVLLFFADDLCYYWFHRIHHEVRLFWASHVIHHSSEHYNLSTALRQTWTPMTGLPFWAPLALLGFHPAMIVTAQSISLLYQYWIHTEAIGRMGPLEWVLNTPSHHRAHHASNERYLDKNYGGILIIWDRLFGTFEPETERPVYGLTKNIHTFNPVRIAFHEYAAIIRDVRRPGPLRIRLSHIFRGPGWKRPEPEARPAPTPTPTPTLPA; encoded by the coding sequence ATGGACACCGCTCACATTCCCGACCTCATCACCCCCGCGGTCCCCTTCTTCGTCGTCTCGCTCATCATCGAGGGCTGGGTAGCGAAACGAATGAAGGACTCGGGACGCCCGCTGCTGGGCCACACGGTGAAGGACACCGCCGCCAGCCTCTCGATGGGGCTGGGCAACCTCGTTGTCGGCATCTTCTGGAAGGGCATCGCCTTCGCCTTCTACCTGGCGCTCTACCAGCTCACGCCGCTGCGGATGGGCTCGGGCGTGGCGGCCTGGGTGCTGCTCTTCTTCGCCGATGACCTCTGCTACTACTGGTTCCACCGCATCCACCACGAGGTCCGGCTCTTCTGGGCCTCGCACGTCATCCACCACTCCAGCGAGCACTACAACCTGTCCACGGCGCTGCGGCAGACGTGGACGCCCATGACGGGGCTGCCCTTCTGGGCTCCGCTGGCGCTGCTCGGCTTCCACCCGGCGATGATCGTCACCGCGCAGTCCATCAGCCTGCTCTACCAGTACTGGATTCACACCGAGGCCATCGGCCGAATGGGGCCGCTGGAGTGGGTGCTCAACACGCCCTCGCACCACCGGGCCCACCACGCCTCCAACGAGCGGTACCTGGACAAGAACTACGGCGGCATCCTCATCATCTGGGACCGGCTCTTCGGGACCTTCGAGCCCGAGACGGAGCGCCCCGTCTACGGGCTGACCAAGAACATCCACACCTTCAACCCGGTGCGCATCGCCTTCCACGAGTACGCCGCCATCATTCGGGACGTGCGGCGCCCCGGGCCGCTGCGCATCCGGCTCAGCCACATCTTCCGAGGCCCGGGCTGGAAGCGCCCGGAGCCCGAGGCCCGCCCCGCCCCCACGCCCACGCCCACGCCGACCCTGCCGGCCTGA
- a CDS encoding TetR/AcrR family transcriptional regulator: protein MPPRKGTPAEPPPRPRRTQQQRREETRRRLLDATIEVLVEQGYARLTTVEVAQRAGVSQGAVFTHFDTKADLLGAAVEHLFPRLIQDYLAGFGGLTSSTDRVSAAVEMLWSIFQRPELQAAIELYVAARTDKELQAALASMEGPHRDNLVRVARELFPEGASHPDFEAVVELVIDAIQGSAIARVARPDHPALQRMRQVLTRFVRSSFSRGRHRPLKRT, encoded by the coding sequence ATGCCTCCCCGTAAGGGCACACCCGCCGAGCCACCCCCGCGTCCCCGCCGCACGCAGCAGCAGCGCCGCGAGGAGACGCGGCGCCGGCTGTTGGACGCCACCATCGAGGTGCTGGTGGAGCAGGGCTATGCCCGACTCACCACGGTGGAGGTGGCCCAGCGGGCGGGCGTCTCCCAGGGCGCCGTCTTCACCCACTTCGACACCAAGGCGGACCTGCTCGGCGCGGCGGTCGAGCACCTCTTCCCCCGCCTCATCCAGGACTACCTGGCTGGCTTCGGCGGGCTGACCAGCAGCACGGACCGGGTGAGCGCCGCGGTGGAGATGCTGTGGTCCATCTTCCAGCGCCCCGAGCTGCAGGCCGCCATCGAGCTGTACGTGGCGGCGCGCACGGACAAGGAGCTGCAGGCGGCGCTGGCCTCCATGGAGGGCCCCCACCGGGACAACCTGGTGCGCGTGGCGCGCGAGCTGTTCCCCGAGGGCGCCTCGCACCCGGACTTCGAGGCCGTGGTGGAGCTCGTCATCGACGCCATCCAGGGCAGCGCCATCGCGCGCGTGGCCCGGCCCGACCACCCCGCGCTCCAGCGGATGCGGCAGGTCCTCACCCGCTTCGTACGCAGCAGCTTCTCTCGCGGCCGGCACCGTCCGCTCAAACGGACTTGA